The following are encoded in a window of Variovorax paradoxus genomic DNA:
- a CDS encoding FMN-dependent NADH-azoreductase, with product MKLLHIDSSILAAGSTSRQLTAETVAAWRAAHPNTQVEYLDLAVDAPSHFGPDALGIKTGVQAQPTEAQLRENALSEKLVTQFLAADVVVIGAPLYNFTIPTQLKAWIDRLAQAGRTFKYTDKGAVGLAGGKTIIVASSRGGIYSTSEGGQAAEHQESYLKVIFGFFGITDVRFVRAEGIAMGDAPKAAALAAARADILVATAEAANQKSVAQAA from the coding sequence ATGAAGCTGCTCCACATCGACTCCAGCATCCTGGCCGCCGGCTCCACCTCGCGCCAGCTCACGGCCGAAACCGTCGCCGCCTGGCGCGCCGCCCACCCCAACACCCAGGTCGAATACCTCGACCTCGCCGTGGACGCGCCCTCGCACTTCGGCCCCGACGCTCTCGGCATCAAGACCGGCGTGCAGGCCCAGCCGACCGAAGCGCAGCTGCGCGAGAACGCCCTGTCGGAAAAGCTGGTGACCCAGTTCCTGGCCGCCGACGTCGTCGTGATCGGCGCCCCGCTGTACAACTTCACCATCCCGACCCAGCTCAAGGCCTGGATCGACCGCCTCGCGCAAGCCGGCCGCACCTTCAAGTACACCGACAAGGGCGCCGTGGGCCTGGCCGGCGGCAAGACCATCATCGTGGCGTCGAGCCGCGGCGGCATCTACTCGACCTCCGAAGGTGGTCAAGCGGCTGAACACCAGGAGAGCTACCTGAAGGTGATCTTCGGCTTCTTCGGCATCACCGACGTGCGCTTCGTGCGCGCCGAAGGCATCGCGATGGGTGACGCACCCAAGGCCGCCGCGCTGGCCGCCGCCCGCGCCGACATCCTCGTGGCCACGGCCGAAGCCGCGAACCAGAAGAGCGTCGCGCAAGCTGCCTGA
- a CDS encoding LysR family transcriptional regulator has translation MQDLNDMVFFAEVAERGGFAAASRALGIPKSRLSRRVAELEERLGVQLMQRSTRRLSLTPAGEIYLRHASAMRDAAQAAAEAVAQVQTEPSGLVRLTCPVTIAHSGLAQLIPLFMERYPAVRVDIRVINRPVDLIEEGIDIALRVRPAIEDSTVLVAKTFGHSRGVLVASPALLAQHGPIGTPADLAKLPTAAMSVNGEGRAEWRLEGPEGRSHLHVHTPRYVADDLATLQFGAVGGVGATLLPDYMCSADVEAGRLVRVLPGWGPSPVVAHMVFPARRALVPAVRRLIDFLSEHLQSEQMRMF, from the coding sequence ATGCAAGACCTCAACGACATGGTTTTCTTCGCCGAGGTGGCCGAGCGGGGCGGCTTTGCCGCCGCCAGCCGGGCGCTGGGCATCCCCAAATCGCGCCTGTCGCGCCGCGTGGCCGAGCTCGAGGAGCGGTTGGGCGTGCAACTGATGCAGCGCAGCACGCGGCGCCTGTCGCTCACGCCGGCCGGCGAGATCTATCTGCGGCACGCCTCGGCGATGCGCGACGCAGCGCAGGCGGCCGCCGAGGCGGTGGCGCAGGTGCAGACCGAGCCGAGCGGGCTGGTGCGGTTGACCTGCCCGGTCACCATCGCGCACAGCGGGTTGGCGCAGCTGATCCCGCTGTTCATGGAACGCTACCCCGCGGTGCGCGTCGACATCCGCGTCATCAACCGGCCGGTGGACCTGATCGAGGAGGGCATCGACATCGCGCTGCGCGTGCGCCCGGCGATCGAGGACAGCACCGTGCTCGTCGCCAAGACCTTCGGTCACAGCCGCGGCGTGCTGGTCGCGAGTCCGGCGCTGCTGGCGCAGCACGGGCCGATCGGCACGCCCGCCGACCTTGCAAAGCTGCCGACGGCGGCCATGTCGGTCAACGGGGAAGGGCGCGCCGAATGGCGGCTCGAGGGCCCGGAAGGCCGCAGCCACCTGCATGTGCACACGCCGCGCTACGTGGCCGACGACCTCGCCACGCTGCAGTTCGGCGCGGTGGGCGGTGTCGGCGCGACCCTGCTCCCCGACTACATGTGCAGCGCCGACGTCGAGGCCGGCCGGCTGGTGCGGGTGCTGCCGGGCTGGGGGCCGTCGCCGGTGGTGGCGCACATGGTGTTTCCGGCGCGGCGTGCGCTGGTGCCGGCGGTGCGGCGGCTGATCGACTTCCTGTCGGAGCACCTGCAGAGCGAGCAGATGCGGATGTTCTAA
- a CDS encoding peroxiredoxin: protein MATLRLGDTAPNFTQDSSEGPIDFYQWAGDSWIVFFSHPADFTPVCTTELGKTAALSGEFAKRGVKPIALSVDPATKHKEWISDINETQNTTVNFPIIADADRKVADLYDLIHPNASATATVRSVFIIDPKKVIRTTITYPASTGRNFDEILRVIDSLQLTDSHKVATPVNWKDGDDVVIVPSIQDPAELAERFPKGFKAVKPYLRITPQPNK, encoded by the coding sequence ATGGCAACCCTGCGACTCGGCGACACCGCCCCCAATTTCACCCAGGACTCCAGCGAAGGCCCGATCGACTTCTACCAGTGGGCCGGCGATTCGTGGATCGTGTTCTTCTCGCACCCGGCCGATTTCACGCCCGTGTGCACCACCGAACTTGGCAAGACGGCGGCGCTGTCGGGCGAGTTCGCCAAGCGCGGCGTGAAGCCCATCGCGCTGAGCGTCGACCCGGCCACCAAGCACAAGGAGTGGATCTCGGACATCAACGAGACGCAGAACACCACCGTCAACTTCCCGATCATTGCGGACGCCGACCGCAAGGTGGCCGACCTGTACGACCTGATCCACCCGAATGCCTCGGCCACGGCCACCGTTCGCAGCGTGTTCATCATCGATCCGAAGAAGGTGATCCGCACCACCATCACCTACCCGGCATCGACCGGCCGCAACTTCGACGAGATCCTGCGCGTGATCGACTCGCTGCAGCTCACCGACAGCCACAAGGTCGCCACGCCCGTGAACTGGAAGGACGGCGACGACGTCGTCATCGTGCCGAGCATCCAGGACCCGGCCGAGCTGGCCGAGCGCTTCCCCAAGGGCTTCAAGGCCGTCAAGCCTTACCTGCGGATCACGCCGCAGCCGAACAAGTAA
- a CDS encoding RBBP9/YdeN family alpha/beta hydrolase, with protein sequence MQTRVIIVPGWRDSGPGHWQSLWEARIPGAARVAQDDWASPKRDAWVPALARLVLESEGPVVIAAHSLGCIATAHLPPEAAARIQGALLVAPADPERRAVLSDFAPVPYAALPYRSIVVASSNDPYCPIRLAGAYSRAWGSEFVRMQNAGHINIDSGHGDWPLGLALLQSLTDEPAAWSAGREFSDNLATT encoded by the coding sequence ATGCAGACTCGCGTCATCATCGTGCCCGGCTGGCGCGACTCCGGGCCCGGCCACTGGCAGAGCCTGTGGGAAGCGCGCATTCCGGGCGCGGCGCGGGTGGCGCAGGACGACTGGGCCTCGCCCAAGCGCGATGCCTGGGTGCCCGCACTGGCCAGGCTCGTGCTCGAAAGCGAAGGCCCCGTGGTCATCGCGGCGCACAGCCTGGGCTGCATCGCCACCGCGCACCTGCCGCCCGAGGCCGCTGCCCGCATCCAGGGTGCGCTGCTGGTGGCGCCGGCCGACCCGGAGCGTCGCGCGGTGCTGTCCGACTTCGCGCCCGTGCCGTATGCGGCGCTGCCGTACCGCAGCATCGTGGTGGCGAGCAGCAACGATCCCTATTGCCCTATCCGCCTCGCGGGTGCCTATTCGCGCGCCTGGGGCAGCGAGTTCGTGCGCATGCAGAATGCGGGGCACATCAACATCGATTCGGGGCACGGAGACTGGCCGCTCGGCCTGGCCCTGCTGCAATCGTTGACCGACGAACCCGCCGCCTGGTCGGCCGGTCGTGAATTTTCAGACAACCTGGCAACCACATGA
- a CDS encoding sulfate ABC transporter substrate-binding protein has product MTSRIKTLVAVLALASSALAGNTAFAQGTGLLNASYDVAREFYKDYNAAFVAHYKKATGKDVKIDQSHGGSSAQARAVADGLDADVVTMNTSTDIDFLAGTGVVAKDWNKKFPENASPTTSTMLLLVRNGNPKGIKDWDDLIKPGVQVVIVNPKTGGNGRYAYLAAWGYIKKKGGTDAQAAEFVGKLFKNVPVLARGGRDATTAFLQRNIGDALITFESEVVSIDREFGTGKVDSVYPSISIVAENPVAIVERTVKKKGTGELAKAYLDWLYSEEAQEIAAKHALRPRSPAVLKKHAATFKPLQLFTVQELFGSLTEAQKVHFNDGGQFDKLYTPGAK; this is encoded by the coding sequence ATGACTTCCAGAATCAAGACCCTCGTCGCCGTGCTCGCGCTGGCGTCCTCCGCACTCGCCGGCAACACTGCCTTTGCCCAAGGCACAGGCCTGCTGAACGCCTCGTACGACGTGGCGCGCGAGTTCTACAAGGACTACAACGCAGCGTTCGTGGCGCACTACAAGAAGGCCACGGGCAAGGACGTCAAGATCGACCAGTCGCACGGCGGCTCCAGCGCCCAGGCACGCGCCGTGGCCGACGGCCTCGACGCCGATGTGGTCACCATGAACACCTCGACCGACATCGACTTCCTGGCCGGCACCGGCGTGGTCGCCAAGGACTGGAACAAGAAATTCCCCGAGAACGCATCGCCCACCACCTCGACCATGCTGCTGCTGGTGCGCAACGGCAACCCCAAGGGCATCAAGGACTGGGACGACCTGATCAAGCCGGGGGTGCAGGTTGTGATCGTCAACCCCAAGACCGGCGGCAACGGCCGCTACGCCTACCTGGCCGCCTGGGGCTACATCAAGAAGAAGGGCGGCACCGACGCGCAGGCCGCCGAGTTCGTCGGCAAGCTGTTCAAGAACGTGCCGGTGCTGGCACGCGGCGGCCGCGACGCCACCACCGCCTTCCTGCAACGCAACATCGGCGACGCGCTGATCACCTTCGAATCCGAAGTGGTCTCGATCGACCGTGAATTCGGCACCGGCAAGGTCGACTCGGTGTACCCGTCGATCTCCATCGTGGCCGAGAACCCGGTTGCCATCGTCGAGCGCACCGTCAAGAAGAAGGGCACGGGCGAGCTCGCCAAGGCCTACCTCGACTGGCTGTACTCCGAAGAAGCGCAGGAAATCGCCGCCAAGCACGCGCTGCGTCCGCGTTCGCCGGCCGTGCTCAAGAAGCACGCCGCGACCTTCAAGCCCCTGCAGCTGTTCACGGTGCAGGAACTGTTCGGCAGCCTGACCGAAGCGCAGAAGGTGCACTTCAATGACGGCGGCCAGTTCGACAAGCTCTACACCCCTGGCGCGAAGTAA